One genomic window of Novosphingobium aureum includes the following:
- the otnK gene encoding 3-oxo-tetronate kinase: MPLLLGCIADDLTGATDLANELARAGLRTFVQVGADPEEPDERAQAIVVALKSRSVAASEAIGLSLTALAGLKRLGAEHIYFKYCSTFDSTAQGNIGPVLEALTEATGAELSLACPAFPANRRTVYQGHLFVGTRLLEHSGMEHHPLNPMTRSDLVALLQEQMRGRVGLLAHDDVDEARIVGALAGLQAQGTKVAIADAVDDRQLDLLGAQCASMQLSSGASGLGAGIARHLAAGQEAVAQAMPVLTGRRLVLAGSCSSRTLEQLAHARAVMPSFSLADHLEAGDAAIVAQAVEWFERQPPDRPALIYASAQPREVEMLRERFGSQVGARLESLLGAIARAANATGCDRLIVAGGESSGAVVAALGIVDLAIGPQIAAGVPWTIARRAGGERLALALKSGNFGDTAFLTDAWEALPCPATT, encoded by the coding sequence ATGCCATTGTTGTTGGGATGCATCGCCGACGATCTCACGGGGGCGACCGACCTCGCCAATGAGCTGGCGCGGGCCGGCTTGCGGACCTTCGTGCAGGTTGGCGCCGACCCTGAGGAGCCGGACGAGCGTGCTCAAGCCATCGTGGTGGCGCTCAAGAGCCGGTCGGTCGCCGCCAGCGAAGCGATTGGCCTGTCTCTCACGGCACTTGCGGGTCTCAAGCGGCTCGGCGCAGAGCATATCTACTTCAAGTACTGCTCGACTTTCGATTCCACCGCGCAGGGCAACATCGGGCCCGTTCTCGAGGCTTTGACCGAGGCAACGGGCGCCGAGCTGTCGCTCGCCTGTCCCGCCTTTCCCGCGAACCGGCGGACAGTTTATCAGGGCCACCTCTTCGTCGGGACACGCCTGCTCGAACATAGTGGCATGGAACACCATCCGCTCAATCCGATGACACGTTCGGACCTTGTCGCGCTGCTGCAGGAACAGATGCGCGGCCGGGTCGGCCTCTTGGCGCACGACGATGTCGACGAGGCGCGCATCGTGGGGGCTCTCGCAGGGTTGCAGGCACAGGGCACGAAGGTCGCGATCGCCGATGCCGTAGATGACCGCCAGCTCGACCTGCTCGGCGCGCAATGCGCATCGATGCAACTGTCTTCCGGCGCTTCCGGGCTGGGAGCCGGGATCGCGCGGCATCTTGCCGCCGGGCAGGAAGCCGTCGCGCAGGCCATGCCGGTCCTGACGGGGCGGCGGCTCGTCCTGGCCGGAAGTTGCTCGTCGCGCACACTCGAACAGCTCGCCCATGCGCGCGCCGTCATGCCGAGCTTCTCGCTGGCCGACCATCTCGAGGCCGGGGACGCTGCTATCGTGGCGCAGGCGGTCGAGTGGTTCGAACGTCAGCCACCGGACCGGCCCGCTTTGATCTATGCGAGCGCGCAACCGCGTGAGGTGGAAATGCTGCGCGAGAGGTTCGGATCGCAAGTCGGTGCACGCCTTGAAAGCCTGCTCGGCGCCATTGCGCGCGCCGCAAACGCTACGGGCTGCGACCGGCTGATCGTGGCCGGGGGCGAGAGCTCCGGTGCGGTCGTTGCCGCGCTCGGCATCGTCGACCTGGCGATCGGCCCGCAGATCGCGGCGGGGGTTCCCTGGACGATCGCACGAAGGGCAGGGGGCGAAAGGCTCGCACTTGCACTGAAGTCCGGCAATTTCGGCGACACCGCCTTCCTCACCGATGCCTGGGAGGCGCTGCCATGCCCGGCTACGACCTGA
- a CDS encoding TolB family protein yields MKSLHRTALIAAVAALASPAQARDETAWDERVPVTGPFAAPSKAADPLDNLPARTRVLTSFGERAVFSPDGKRVAFIERAYGDAFEIDLDSGKMRNLTAHLPNPGFLRVHYMADGSYLLLGPRRMGESPEATRAAHIEMWWMDAAAQGQAFALGATVFEGLAASPVSNRVAWQVLEPRVGVISPKLPMTVSLMTGAVVVEEGRPRLEQVRKLVTRDGRECLLEAQDWFDDDSKLTSTCYVMDKSGIPGAKPVAEAQVYVIDTGTGAMEHVPTPRELYAEAEGIFPSGRHTTTECGNDQARGLDVCVLELKPDNPGYWRITFAQDYGDYRFSNPQISRDGARMAFQIGLAAEEAGSGRGILLMDLPEGL; encoded by the coding sequence ATGAAAAGCCTGCACCGCACCGCCCTGATTGCCGCAGTCGCGGCGCTAGCCAGCCCGGCGCAAGCGCGCGACGAGACGGCTTGGGACGAGCGGGTACCCGTTACCGGACCGTTTGCCGCGCCCAGCAAGGCGGCCGATCCGCTAGACAATCTGCCTGCCCGGACCCGTGTGCTGACCAGCTTTGGCGAGCGCGCGGTATTCTCGCCCGATGGCAAGCGGGTCGCCTTCATCGAACGCGCCTATGGCGATGCCTTCGAGATCGACCTGGACAGCGGCAAGATGCGCAACCTGACCGCGCACCTGCCCAATCCCGGTTTTCTGCGCGTCCACTACATGGCCGACGGTTCGTACCTTCTGCTTGGCCCGCGCAGGATGGGGGAAAGCCCGGAGGCGACGCGGGCAGCCCATATCGAGATGTGGTGGATGGATGCAGCCGCGCAGGGGCAGGCCTTTGCCCTGGGCGCGACCGTATTCGAAGGGCTTGCCGCGAGCCCGGTCAGCAATCGCGTCGCGTGGCAGGTGCTGGAGCCGCGCGTCGGCGTGATATCGCCCAAACTGCCGATGACGGTCTCGCTGATGACTGGCGCGGTGGTTGTCGAGGAGGGGCGTCCGCGACTGGAACAGGTGCGCAAGCTGGTGACGCGCGATGGCCGCGAGTGCCTGCTCGAAGCGCAGGACTGGTTCGACGACGACAGCAAACTGACCTCGACCTGCTACGTCATGGACAAGAGCGGAATTCCCGGTGCCAAGCCGGTCGCCGAAGCGCAGGTCTACGTGATCGATACCGGGACCGGAGCGATGGAGCACGTGCCCACCCCGCGCGAACTTTACGCCGAAGCCGAGGGAATCTTCCCCAGCGGGCGACATACGACGACCGAATGCGGCAACGATCAGGCGCGCGGCCTCGATGTCTGCGTGCTCGAACTGAAGCCTGACAATCCGGGCTACTGGCGGATCACCTTCGCTCAGGACTACGGCGATTATCGCTTCTCCAACCCGCAGATCAGCCGGGATGGTGCGCGCATGGCGTTCCAGATCGGTCTTGCCGCCGAGGAAGCCGGATCGGGTCGCGGCATCCTGCTGATGGACCTGCCCGAAGGTCTCTAG
- the otnC gene encoding 3-oxo-tetronate 4-phosphate decarboxylase, which translates to MPGYDLKEAAEIVRAGASLFARGLATGTSGNVSRRLAAGQVLISPTNVSLGSLAADGLALIDAEGNHLAGAAPSKEWPLHLAMYRARPAAAAIVHLHATHSAAVSCMDGLDPQDCLPPLTAYQVMKFGRLPMTGWYRPGDPGLAPEIEALARAHPAILLANHGPLVAGTDMQDALARIEELEETAHLFLMLRGSRTRELTRSQITELEDHFGSANRAEESR; encoded by the coding sequence ATGCCCGGCTACGACCTGAAGGAGGCCGCCGAAATCGTGCGTGCAGGTGCCTCGCTTTTCGCGCGGGGGCTCGCAACGGGGACAAGCGGCAATGTCAGCAGGCGACTGGCCGCGGGGCAGGTGCTCATTTCGCCGACGAACGTCTCTCTGGGGTCTCTGGCCGCCGATGGACTGGCGCTGATCGATGCCGAAGGAAATCATCTCGCCGGTGCGGCTCCGTCCAAGGAATGGCCGCTGCATCTGGCGATGTACCGGGCCCGCCCTGCAGCAGCAGCAATCGTGCACCTGCATGCCACGCATTCCGCAGCGGTCTCCTGCATGGACGGGCTCGATCCGCAGGACTGCCTGCCTCCGCTGACCGCTTATCAGGTGATGAAATTCGGACGCCTGCCGATGACCGGCTGGTACCGTCCGGGCGACCCGGGACTTGCGCCCGAGATCGAGGCGCTTGCGCGCGCGCATCCCGCCATCCTGCTCGCCAATCACGGCCCGCTCGTTGCCGGAACCGACATGCAGGACGCGCTCGCCCGCATCGAGGAACTGGAAGAGACCGCGCACCTGTTCCTGATGCTGCGCGGTTCGCGAACGCGCGAGCTGACCAGGTCACAGATCACCGAGCTTGAAGATCATTTCGGTTCAGCCAATCGCGCGGAGGAAAGTCGATGA
- a CDS encoding alpha-amylase family protein yields MTSDWTIGRRHFLMAAGAGAFGGAPNVARAASRLLAGTAASPPEGWWDHPYRIVQTNLREIDVLEDPDEIARAVRAFGANVLVTNIGGIVAFYPTELDLQYTNPYLRNDFAGEMIEAARSHGLKVVGRFDLSKAMKPAFDAHPDWFMRNRDGSPRVYEGTYQACPNGGWAHDYGFRILAEGVPRYRTDAYFFNMTGYPETDYANVRHGICTCDNCRSAFRRQTGLELPEKDGFEDPNWIAYLRFQDRTSEALLTKVNRYIADIHDVPIMHYWNFDEVGRGEAQRRVYRPAPEWPHQAGEQTREALARNPGKPFSATSAAHIDYPWRQVTETAACHELRMAQQLGLGLAPDLYLMGTLAGQDDQSWLPPMSALYAFHKEHEAQYADLEPASRIALYSSRKAARLGGGTASARYRGDAFRGAYMALVDSRLPFHMINDARLEDGTTKPDGAFDAIVMPHVELISDREAAALDSYVAAGGLLLVTGRTGGCDELGKQRSSIAFASFPASAYDASLDAHGWSADLDDAALRFAQGRMMLDERYFPPTLRHDAQVLMGLAPDQRFGPPEFSYAVPGDAPRKDPVVLSRRHGKGTVVQIPWMPDWLYHRHGLEAHRALIEAIVRRHTPPAPFLLQGAGAVELFAMRKIDGSADLLHIVNYSGQHGGRYDAPSAISGLRLGVLRSHRASPSVQCLKARRDAARTTAQDERYDWFTLPPIGAFEALVVR; encoded by the coding sequence GGCGCCACTTCCTGATGGCGGCCGGAGCGGGCGCGTTCGGCGGCGCCCCGAACGTAGCACGGGCCGCATCCCGGCTCTTGGCGGGAACGGCCGCCAGTCCGCCCGAAGGATGGTGGGACCACCCATACCGTATCGTCCAGACGAACCTGCGCGAAATCGACGTCCTCGAGGATCCCGACGAGATCGCGCGTGCCGTTCGCGCATTCGGTGCGAACGTGCTGGTGACCAATATCGGCGGGATCGTGGCGTTCTATCCGACCGAGCTCGACCTTCAATATACCAACCCCTATCTCAGGAACGACTTCGCCGGCGAGATGATCGAGGCCGCGCGCTCGCATGGCCTCAAGGTCGTGGGCCGTTTCGACCTTTCCAAGGCAATGAAGCCCGCCTTCGATGCCCATCCGGACTGGTTCATGCGCAATCGCGATGGCTCGCCGCGGGTCTATGAAGGGACCTATCAGGCCTGTCCCAATGGTGGCTGGGCACACGACTACGGCTTCAGGATCCTCGCCGAAGGCGTTCCGCGCTACCGTACCGATGCCTACTTCTTCAACATGACCGGCTATCCCGAGACCGATTACGCCAACGTGCGCCACGGAATCTGCACCTGCGACAATTGCCGCAGTGCCTTTCGCCGCCAGACCGGCCTCGAACTGCCCGAGAAGGACGGCTTCGAGGATCCGAACTGGATCGCCTACCTGCGCTTCCAGGACCGTACGAGCGAGGCGCTGCTGACCAAGGTCAACCGCTACATCGCGGACATTCACGACGTGCCGATCATGCACTACTGGAACTTCGACGAGGTCGGGCGCGGCGAAGCCCAGCGGCGCGTCTACCGCCCCGCGCCAGAGTGGCCGCACCAGGCCGGCGAACAGACACGCGAAGCCCTTGCGCGCAACCCCGGCAAGCCGTTTTCGGCAACCTCGGCAGCCCACATCGACTACCCCTGGCGGCAGGTGACCGAGACCGCAGCCTGCCACGAATTGCGAATGGCGCAGCAACTGGGACTGGGGCTCGCCCCCGACCTCTACCTGATGGGAACACTCGCCGGACAGGACGACCAGTCCTGGCTGCCGCCAATGTCCGCGCTCTACGCCTTCCACAAGGAACACGAGGCGCAATACGCAGACCTCGAACCGGCTTCGCGCATCGCCCTGTATTCTTCGAGAAAGGCAGCGAGACTGGGCGGCGGCACGGCCAGTGCGCGCTATCGCGGCGATGCATTTCGCGGAGCCTACATGGCACTGGTCGACAGTCGCCTGCCCTTCCACATGATCAACGACGCGCGCCTCGAGGACGGCACCACGAAGCCCGACGGAGCATTCGATGCCATTGTCATGCCGCATGTCGAACTGATCAGTGACCGCGAGGCGGCCGCGCTCGATTCCTATGTCGCGGCGGGCGGCCTGCTGCTCGTGACCGGACGCACGGGTGGCTGCGACGAGCTTGGCAAGCAGCGCTCATCGATCGCCTTCGCAAGCTTTCCCGCATCTGCCTATGACGCGTCGCTCGATGCCCATGGCTGGTCGGCGGATCTCGACGATGCCGCTCTCAGGTTCGCACAGGGGCGCATGATGCTCGACGAGCGCTATTTCCCGCCCACCCTGCGCCACGACGCGCAAGTGCTGATGGGCCTTGCGCCCGACCAGCGCTTCGGCCCTCCCGAGTTCAGCTACGCGGTGCCCGGAGACGCGCCACGCAAGGACCCTGTCGTGCTCTCGCGTCGCCATGGCAAGGGCACGGTGGTGCAGATCCCGTGGATGCCGGACTGGCTCTATCATCGCCACGGCCTTGAGGCCCATCGCGCCTTGATCGAGGCGATCGTGCGTCGCCACACGCCACCGGCTCCCTTCCTGCTACAAGGCGCGGGTGCCGTCGAGCTCTTCGCCATGCGCAAGATCGACGGCTCGGCCGACTTGCTCCACATCGTAAACTATTCCGGTCAGCACGGCGGGCGTTACGACGCCCCCTCGGCAATCAGCGGACTGCGCCTCGGCGTGCTGCGCTCGCATCGCGCATCGCCTTCCGTGCAATGCCTCAAGGCAAGGCGGGATGCGGCAAGGACCACCGCGCAGGACGAGCGATACGACTGGTTCACCCTTCCCCCCATCGGTGCCTTCGAAGCCCTTGTCGTGCGCTAG
- a CDS encoding FadR/GntR family transcriptional regulator — MVSKVASAGFGPVINSDRVSRAEQIARAILERIERRELKVGDKLPPESALAQHFGVSRAAVREAIARLRAEGRVETIQGSGAYVRDPAMLSDGLDATTRHSVKSLLDLIAVRRVMEAEIAELAARSRTPDQLAAIEAAWDRLCAAEEANEDGIAEDTAFHAAIAAASGNTYWLKLTEVLSRNVAIGIGVTRVNEARRKDFSAEVKSEHHALLEALRAGDPLAARAAAIRHLDRAADRIRSAEEEFWQSNGAAVRNLA, encoded by the coding sequence ATGGTAAGCAAGGTGGCTTCGGCCGGGTTCGGCCCAGTGATCAATTCCGACCGCGTCAGCCGCGCAGAGCAGATAGCCCGAGCCATACTCGAACGCATCGAGCGGCGCGAACTCAAGGTGGGAGACAAGCTCCCGCCCGAAAGCGCCCTCGCCCAGCATTTCGGCGTCAGCCGTGCCGCCGTGCGCGAAGCGATCGCCAGGCTGCGTGCGGAGGGCCGGGTCGAGACGATCCAGGGCAGCGGAGCCTACGTGCGCGATCCCGCCATGCTCAGCGACGGGCTCGATGCGACCACCCGGCACTCCGTCAAATCCCTGCTCGACCTCATCGCCGTTCGCCGCGTGATGGAAGCGGAAATAGCCGAATTGGCGGCCCGCAGCCGCACCCCTGACCAGCTTGCGGCAATCGAAGCAGCCTGGGACCGCCTGTGCGCAGCCGAAGAGGCCAACGAGGACGGTATTGCCGAAGACACTGCGTTTCATGCCGCAATCGCTGCGGCCAGCGGCAACACCTACTGGCTGAAGCTGACAGAAGTACTCTCGCGCAACGTCGCGATCGGCATCGGTGTGACCCGCGTCAACGAGGCGCGCCGCAAGGATTTCTCCGCCGAGGTGAAGAGCGAGCATCACGCGCTGCTCGAGGCCCTGCGTGCCGGAGATCCGCTGGCGGCTCGCGCCGCGGCCATCCGGCACCTGGATCGTGCAGCCGACCGCATACGCTCTGCGGAAGAGGAATTCTGGCAGTCGAACGGGGCTGCGGTCCGCAACCTGGCCTGA
- a CDS encoding L-lactate permease encodes MIWPQNYDPVGNGWISTILAAAPVVVMLGGLGLLHMRAHIAALAGLAVALLIAIAVYGMPTGSAFAAAGFGAAYGLLPIGWIVLNIIFLYQLTNECGQFEIMRNSIARITDDSRLQLLLIAFCFGAFFEGAAGFGTPVAVTGAMLIGLGFTRLQASGLSLIANTAPVAFGALGTPLLTLSAITGLPLLELSAMVGRQMTIFCIIVPFWLLVAYCGWRRTLEVWPAVLVTGLTFGLAQLAISNLHGPWLTAVGSALLTILVLIGFLRVWKPRSVMHVNDAPLSKGDSRAVEEEMAEERVHPDAEHPTPAAVRKAWMPWLILTVMIFVWGLPFVKTGLDALFKPSFAVPLLDGMVQRMPPVVAAPEVEGAVFNLNLFSATGSGILLAAIFSGFLLGMRPAQIVGTYARSLKLVAPSLLTIAAMLALGYVTRFAGIDATMGLAFAGTGVLYPFFGTMLGWLGVAVTGSDTASNVLFGSLQKITSQQLGLPPILMAGANSAGGVMGKMIDAQSIVVASTATKWFGAEGKILRYVLVHSIALGMMMGGLVMLMAYVPPFTDWVVK; translated from the coding sequence ATGATCTGGCCGCAGAACTACGATCCCGTGGGCAACGGGTGGATATCAACGATCCTTGCGGCAGCGCCGGTCGTGGTCATGCTGGGGGGGCTTGGACTGCTGCACATGCGTGCGCACATTGCCGCGCTCGCGGGCCTCGCAGTAGCGCTGCTGATCGCCATAGCCGTCTATGGGATGCCCACCGGCAGCGCCTTTGCCGCAGCCGGGTTCGGAGCCGCCTACGGCCTGCTGCCGATTGGCTGGATCGTGCTGAACATTATCTTCCTGTACCAGCTGACCAACGAGTGCGGCCAGTTCGAGATCATGCGCAACTCGATCGCGCGGATCACCGACGACAGCCGCCTCCAGTTGCTGCTGATCGCCTTTTGCTTCGGTGCGTTCTTCGAGGGTGCGGCAGGCTTCGGAACCCCTGTCGCGGTGACCGGAGCGATGCTGATCGGCCTTGGTTTCACGAGACTCCAGGCCTCCGGTCTCTCGCTCATTGCGAACACCGCTCCGGTCGCGTTCGGGGCGCTGGGGACACCGCTGTTGACCCTTTCGGCGATCACCGGACTGCCCTTGCTGGAGCTGTCGGCGATGGTCGGACGCCAGATGACGATATTCTGCATCATCGTTCCGTTCTGGTTGCTCGTCGCCTACTGCGGCTGGCGTCGTACACTCGAAGTCTGGCCCGCCGTTCTCGTTACCGGGCTGACTTTCGGCCTTGCCCAGCTGGCGATTTCGAACCTGCATGGGCCATGGCTGACGGCGGTGGGTTCCGCGCTCCTGACCATTCTCGTGCTGATCGGGTTCTTGCGGGTCTGGAAGCCACGCAGCGTGATGCACGTCAACGACGCCCCGCTCAGCAAGGGTGACAGCCGCGCCGTCGAGGAGGAGATGGCCGAGGAACGCGTCCATCCCGATGCCGAGCATCCTACGCCCGCGGCGGTGCGCAAGGCCTGGATGCCATGGCTGATCCTGACGGTCATGATCTTCGTATGGGGCCTGCCCTTCGTGAAGACCGGGCTCGATGCACTGTTCAAGCCCAGCTTCGCGGTTCCCCTGCTCGACGGGATGGTCCAGCGCATGCCGCCGGTCGTCGCCGCACCGGAAGTCGAGGGCGCGGTCTTCAACCTCAACCTCTTCTCGGCGACCGGGTCGGGGATCCTCCTGGCAGCCATCTTCAGCGGCTTCCTTCTCGGAATGCGGCCCGCGCAGATTGTGGGCACCTATGCGCGCTCGCTCAAGCTGGTGGCACCGTCTCTCCTGACGATCGCTGCTATGCTGGCACTCGGCTATGTGACCCGCTTTGCCGGGATCGACGCGACCATGGGGCTGGCTTTTGCCGGCACCGGCGTACTTTACCCGTTTTTCGGGACTATGCTCGGCTGGCTCGGGGTCGCGGTGACGGGTTCCGATACGGCGTCCAACGTGCTCTTCGGCAGCCTGCAAAAGATCACCTCGCAGCAACTCGGACTGCCACCGATCCTGATGGCCGGTGCCAACAGTGCGGGCGGTGTGATGGGCAAGATGATCGACGCGCAGTCGATCGTCGTCGCCTCGACCGCGACCAAGTGGTTCGGGGCTGAGGGCAAGATCCTGCGCTACGTGCTGGTCCATAGCATTGCGCTGGGCATGATGATGGGCGGGCTGGTCATGCTGATGGCCTATGTACCCCCGTTCACCGACTGGGTCGTGAAGTGA
- the denD gene encoding D-erythronate dehydrogenase — protein MKIVITGGGGFLGQRLARALLARDVPTEPAMDEIATSLVLFDRDFPEVPVDPRISVVRGSVTDAGALEALVDGADVVFHLAAVVSGQAEADFDLGMEVNVQGSQTLLEACRKSGNSPRVVFTSSVAVFGPVSEDAPLSVAPRSSYGAEKAIAELLLAEYTRRGFVDGVVLRLPTISVRPGLPNQAASSFASGIVREPLCGKDTVCPVAPDLPLWLLSPRHAIANLVHAGDLPAAMLGANPIVDLPGLSVTVAQMVEALEAVAGSEPLEHIAWCLDPAVERIVASWPARWDDSRARALGFTSDSSFDQTIRDFLEEMNAGPSAPLAAAC, from the coding sequence ATGAAGATCGTCATTACCGGTGGAGGCGGCTTTCTTGGCCAGCGCCTCGCACGCGCCTTGCTGGCACGAGACGTTCCGACCGAGCCCGCCATGGACGAGATTGCCACCTCGTTGGTGCTCTTCGATCGAGATTTTCCCGAGGTTCCGGTCGACCCGCGCATCAGCGTCGTTCGGGGCTCGGTAACTGACGCGGGCGCGCTCGAGGCGCTTGTCGATGGGGCTGACGTGGTTTTTCACCTGGCAGCGGTCGTCAGCGGACAGGCCGAGGCTGACTTCGATCTCGGCATGGAAGTGAACGTGCAGGGCTCGCAGACCTTGCTCGAGGCCTGCCGCAAATCCGGGAACTCTCCGCGCGTCGTCTTCACCAGCTCGGTTGCGGTATTCGGTCCGGTCAGCGAAGACGCGCCCCTGTCTGTCGCCCCGCGCTCTTCCTATGGCGCGGAGAAGGCCATCGCCGAGTTGCTCCTTGCCGAATACACCCGGCGCGGCTTTGTCGATGGCGTTGTCCTGCGCCTGCCCACGATCAGCGTGCGGCCCGGCCTTCCCAACCAGGCGGCGTCGTCCTTTGCCAGCGGGATCGTGCGCGAGCCGCTTTGTGGCAAGGATACTGTCTGCCCGGTTGCGCCGGATCTGCCGCTATGGCTGCTCTCTCCGCGCCATGCGATCGCCAACCTGGTTCATGCAGGGGACTTGCCCGCTGCAATGTTGGGGGCCAACCCGATCGTTGATTTGCCCGGTCTCTCCGTCACCGTGGCCCAGATGGTCGAGGCGCTCGAGGCGGTGGCTGGTTCCGAGCCGCTCGAACATATCGCGTGGTGCCTTGATCCGGCGGTGGAGCGCATCGTTGCCTCCTGGCCGGCGCGCTGGGACGATAGCCGGGCGCGCGCGCTCGGCTTCACCAGCGACTCATCGTTCGACCAGACGATCCGCGACTTTCTCGAGGAGATGAACGCAGGGCCGTCCGCCCCGCTCGCCGCTGCTTGCTGA
- the otnI gene encoding 2-oxo-tetronate isomerase, whose translation MPRLAANLTMMFTELPFLERFAAASQAGFKAVEFLAPYDFTAEEVALQARAAQVEVVLFNCPPGDWASGERGLGALPDRVDECRRGIDTAIEYALALDCPRLHLMAGKPGAQTDPNRARETMIANLRYAADAANLHAIDIMLEPINTRVDIPGYFYATCGQALDIADAAGRENVKLQYDIYHMQIMEGDLARSIARHLPRIGHVQLADNPGRHEPGTGEINYPWLLNYLDDAGYDGWIGCEYAPAAGTVAGLGWAAPYL comes from the coding sequence TTGCCACGCCTTGCCGCCAACCTAACCATGATGTTCACCGAGTTGCCGTTCCTCGAACGCTTCGCAGCGGCATCGCAAGCCGGCTTCAAAGCCGTCGAGTTCCTCGCCCCCTACGACTTCACTGCCGAGGAGGTCGCCCTTCAGGCGCGCGCAGCACAGGTCGAGGTGGTTCTTTTCAATTGTCCGCCCGGGGACTGGGCCTCGGGTGAACGCGGCCTCGGCGCCCTGCCGGACAGGGTCGACGAATGCAGGCGCGGCATCGACACCGCCATCGAGTATGCACTCGCTCTCGACTGCCCGCGCCTGCACCTCATGGCCGGGAAGCCCGGCGCGCAGACCGACCCGAACCGGGCGCGCGAGACCATGATCGCAAACCTGCGCTACGCCGCCGACGCGGCAAACCTGCACGCCATCGACATCATGCTCGAACCAATCAACACCCGCGTGGACATCCCCGGCTACTTCTATGCGACCTGCGGGCAGGCTCTCGACATTGCCGATGCAGCAGGTCGCGAGAACGTAAAGCTGCAATACGACATCTATCACATGCAGATCATGGAGGGTGATCTCGCCCGCTCGATCGCCCGCCACCTGCCGCGCATCGGGCACGTCCAGCTGGCCGACAATCCCGGTCGTCACGAACCAGGCACCGGGGAGATCAACTACCCTTGGCTCCTGAACTACCTCGACGATGCGGGCTACGATGGCTGGATCGGCTGCGAATATGCGCCTGCCGCGGGCACCGTGGCGGGGCTCGGCTGGGCCGCGCCGTACCTGTGA
- a CDS encoding MFS transporter, producing MAEFAKTAGTDCLATETDAADTPLDKVTRRVFRRFVPFLMVCYVVAYLDRVNIGFAKLAMSADIGLSELAYGLGAGIFFVGYFLFEVPSNLLMERFGARRWICRIMISWAVLSAAFAFVTSTQMFYVLRFALGVAEAGFFPGVLLFLSQWFPARRRGQIIALFMAAIPLAGLVGSPVSGAIMAAFDGAAGIEGWRWMFLLEAAPALLLGIATLYFLDSRIDDAKWLSQQEREVLTSALAAEASPASQSRHEGIFSTMFDPGVLAFAMIYFCCIMGQYGVTFWLPTLVSAAGAQGALGMGLFTAIPYGVAILAMVATGRHSDRTGERRWHAFAPMALGGALLATMPFLNLGFTAAMVLMSLATAAVLTATPMFWTLPTQALSGSAAVVGIAAINSVGNLAGFLSPIVVGAIADRTGATAYGMLALAACLILGAIGVATKPGIARNTA from the coding sequence ATGGCAGAATTTGCGAAAACCGCCGGTACGGACTGTCTGGCAACGGAAACCGATGCAGCGGACACGCCGCTGGACAAGGTGACCCGACGGGTCTTTCGCCGCTTCGTGCCTTTTCTCATGGTCTGCTATGTCGTCGCCTACCTGGATCGCGTGAACATCGGCTTTGCCAAGCTTGCGATGTCAGCCGACATCGGCCTCTCCGAACTCGCCTACGGCTTGGGCGCCGGCATCTTCTTCGTCGGCTATTTCCTCTTCGAGGTTCCCAGCAACCTACTGATGGAGAGATTTGGCGCACGGCGCTGGATCTGCCGGATCATGATCAGCTGGGCGGTCCTTTCAGCAGCCTTCGCTTTCGTCACCAGCACGCAGATGTTCTATGTCTTGCGCTTCGCCCTCGGTGTTGCGGAAGCCGGTTTCTTCCCCGGTGTGCTGTTGTTTCTCAGCCAGTGGTTTCCCGCCAGGCGCCGCGGACAGATCATCGCCTTGTTCATGGCCGCGATCCCGCTCGCCGGTCTGGTCGGTTCCCCGGTTTCCGGAGCGATCATGGCTGCATTCGACGGCGCGGCCGGGATCGAGGGGTGGCGCTGGATGTTCCTGCTCGAAGCCGCGCCTGCACTGCTTCTGGGCATTGCCACCCTCTACTTCCTCGATTCGCGGATAGACGACGCGAAATGGCTCTCGCAGCAAGAGCGCGAAGTGCTGACCAGCGCTCTTGCTGCAGAGGCCTCGCCGGCCTCGCAAAGTAGGCACGAAGGCATTTTCTCCACGATGTTCGATCCCGGCGTGCTGGCTTTTGCCATGATCTACTTCTGCTGCATCATGGGCCAGTACGGCGTCACGTTCTGGCTGCCGACGCTGGTGAGCGCTGCTGGCGCACAGGGCGCTCTGGGCATGGGCCTGTTCACGGCAATTCCCTATGGCGTGGCGATCCTTGCCATGGTGGCGACCGGACGGCATTCCGACCGAACTGGCGAACGTCGCTGGCACGCTTTCGCCCCGATGGCGCTGGGTGGCGCGCTGCTGGCGACGATGCCCTTCCTGAACCTTGGCTTCACCGCTGCGATGGTGTTGATGTCGCTGGCGACTGCCGCAGTGCTGACCGCGACCCCAATGTTCTGGACGCTACCGACCCAGGCCCTGTCCGGAAGCGCCGCCGTCGTCGGCATCGCAGCGATCAATTCGGTCGGCAACCTTGCCGGATTCCTGAGCCCGATCGTGGTAGGAGCGATCGCGGACCGAACCGGAGCGACCGCCTATGGCATGCTCGCGCTTGCTGCATGCCTCATCCTGGGAGCCATCGGCGTCGCGACAAAGCCGGGCATTGCGCGGAATACCGCGTAG